The following is a genomic window from Candidatus Beckwithbacteria bacterium.
AGTAGAGCCCATTCGTCCAACTGCGTCACCACGATTAACAGTCTGTCCAGGAGTCACATAGATAGCTGATAAGTGAGCATAAAGGGTTTGGAAACCATTGCCATGATCAATTAAAACTCTGTTGCCATAGCCTACATTATCTGGCCAACCAGCAATCACAATAGTTCCCGCATCAGCTGCTAAGATATCGGGGGCATCTTGATTGGCAATATCTAAACCCTGATGGTACCAAACAAAACGCTGGGTAATCCGTCCACCCGCTGGCCAGATAAAACTGCCTGACGGAGCAACAGTCCCCGCATTAGGCGTAACCTTACCAGCAATATAGAGATTTTGACTATAAATTTTCTCTTTGGGTTTAATACCGTCTGGCACCACAATCAACTGACCAACAGCTAAACCAAAGTTTTCATCATCAGTATAAGAATTAAATGGCCAGTTAACGATCACTTGAGGATCAACACTGTATTTTTTAGCAATAGAATAAATGGTATCGCCCCGTTTCACTTTATGGACTACCCCATCAATTGGCGGAATTTCCAGTTTTTGTCCTTCAGCAATCGTAGCATCAGCCTGTAGATCATTTTGCCAACGGATAGTATCAGTAGCTAGACCAAATTTTTCAGCTATAGATGAGAGTGTTTCTCCTGATTTAACAGTGTAGACGACAATCGTATCCCGGCCGGTTTCAGTTTTTTTAGAAATGGTGGTTACCATGCTGGCTGCCTGGACTTCGATACTTTGACCTAAAACTGCTCCGCCAGTGCTATCAGGCATAACTTGGTTTTCTCCAGGAATTACCTCTTTCACCAAAGGCGCTACTGCCATACCAATCAGAAACAAGCCAGTCATAGAGCTATGTAAAAAGGGCCGGACATATTTACCCCGTTTAGCCGTTAACCCTCCTACTACCACATGTTTAGCTTTTTCAAACCGGTAAAAATAGAAAAAGAGACGCCTGTTAATATACGAGGATAAAACATTGGTAAATTGAACCAATAGTTTAAAATAATTAACAATCGGTGAAAAGAACGATATCTCTGATCGCTTCATAAAAGCTATTCTAGCAAGAATCACTGTTTCTGCCAAATCGTGTGAGCAGCAACATTGGTCTTAATCTCTACCTAAATTTTTCAAAAATTCTTCGTTACTTTTACTTTTAGCTAGTCTTTCTAAGATGATCTCAGTCCGTTCAGTAGCTCCCAGCATATCAATCATGGTCATCAAAGTTTTAATCCGTTCGTACATCTTGGGACCATGTAAGAGCATATCCTGACGAGTACCTGATTTCTGGATATCAATAGCTGGGTAAATCCGTCGCTCAGCTAATTTTCGATCCAGATGCAGTTCCATATTGCCAGTCCCTTTGAACTCTTCATAGATGAGATCATCCATACGGGAACCAGTATCAACTAAAGCGGTGCCGATGATAGTCAGAGACCCAGTTTTTTTACCATCATAAGTGGCAAATTCTTCAAAGTTTCTGGCTGCTCCAAAAAAGCGTTTCGGAGGATATAAAGCGGCTGGATCAAAACCACCTGATAGAGTTCGACCTGAGGTGGGAATAGCCAAGTTATAGGCCCGAGCTAATCTGGTAATGGAGTCAAGTAAGATAACCACATGT
Proteins encoded in this region:
- a CDS encoding M23 family metallopeptidase, yielding MKRSEISFFSPIVNYFKLLVQFTNVLSSYINRRLFFYFYRFEKAKHVVVGGLTAKRGKYVRPFLHSSMTGLFLIGMAVAPLVKEVIPGENQVMPDSTGGAVLGQSIEVQAASMVTTISKKTETGRDTIVVYTVKSGETLSSIAEKFGLATDTIRWQNDLQADATIAEGQKLEIPPIDGVVHKVKRGDTIYSIAKKYSVDPQVIVNWPFNSYTDDENFGLAVGQLIVVPDGIKPKEKIYSQNLYIAGKVTPNAGTVAPSGSFIWPAGGRITQRFVWYHQGLDIANQDAPDILAADAGTIVIAGWPDNVGYGNRVLIDHGNGFQTLYAHLSAIYVTPGQTVNRGDAVGRMGSTGRSTGTHLHFEIRYNGANYDPLTYLQ